One Candidatus Korarchaeum sp. genomic window carries:
- a CDS encoding CPBP family intramembrane metalloprotease, which yields MGARRRALLYHTSILSILPLVLNALITPIIVISAVSLPEFIRDPVYYIYLYGYFLWPLYHLLLAGVALKFLKAEGEDLKDIIGPFRDKPLFTVLLTVLMLGFSILIFQVIEPIVAELISGPGTWEQVANLFKRIPRALATYSLLVVPLTAGICEELVWRGYLLTRFEILMKGRVWAILLQATLFGLWHASPFLPFSVLVGAVAGYLYVRTRRLLPLMLSHWLGDAIGLAIMYS from the coding sequence ATGGGAGCTCGAAGGAGAGCTCTCCTTTACCACACCTCTATTCTAAGCATCCTGCCCCTAGTACTGAACGCTCTGATCACCCCTATAATAGTTATCTCAGCCGTCTCCCTGCCGGAGTTCATTAGGGATCCGGTCTACTACATATACTTGTACGGCTACTTCCTCTGGCCCCTCTACCATTTGCTGCTCGCGGGGGTCGCGCTGAAGTTCCTCAAGGCGGAGGGAGAGGATCTTAAAGATATCATAGGACCTTTTAGGGATAAGCCCCTGTTCACAGTCCTTCTAACAGTTCTGATGCTCGGCTTCTCCATACTGATATTTCAGGTGATCGAGCCCATCGTAGCTGAATTGATCTCCGGCCCCGGGACTTGGGAGCAGGTTGCGAATCTCTTCAAGAGGATCCCCCGCGCTCTAGCTACGTACAGCTTGCTCGTCGTACCCTTAACAGCGGGGATCTGTGAGGAACTCGTTTGGAGGGGATACTTGCTCACTAGATTCGAGATACTGATGAAAGGAAGGGTTTGGGCCATACTCCTTCAGGCTACACTCTTCGGCCTCTGGCACGCATCCCCCTTCCTTCCTTTCTCAGTCCTGGTGGGAGCTGTGGCCGGTTACCTCTACGTCAGGACTAGGAGGCTCTTACCCCTGATGCTGAGCCACTGGCTGGGGGATGCCATAGGCTTAGCTATCATGTACTCCTAG
- a CDS encoding RNA 2'-phosphotransferase: protein MERRMVKLSKLLSYILRHNPSYIGISLDEKGFSSVTLEEIARRIAEKRGYEWVRPEHILRVVEADEKGRFEVRDGRIRAAYGHSIDVEAGVPVRDVATLYHGTTLRAWRRIREEGIRSGKRKYVHLSPSVEDAFIVARRHGEDVVVLEVDARAMINDGFEIRKAGKVYLVREVPPNYIIGLKVEERAREAESEHIQYSNSWEDCSQRAVWFPRARST from the coding sequence TTGGAGCGGAGGATGGTGAAGTTGAGCAAGCTCCTCTCATACATACTGAGGCACAACCCCTCTTACATAGGGATCTCCTTAGATGAGAAGGGATTCTCCAGCGTCACCCTCGAGGAAATTGCCAGGAGGATCGCTGAGAAGAGGGGATACGAGTGGGTCAGGCCGGAGCACATACTCAGAGTGGTCGAGGCCGATGAGAAGGGCAGGTTCGAGGTGAGGGATGGGAGGATAAGGGCAGCTTACGGTCACAGCATCGATGTCGAGGCGGGAGTACCTGTAAGGGACGTGGCTACTCTATACCACGGTACCACTCTGAGGGCCTGGAGGAGGATAAGGGAGGAGGGAATAAGGTCCGGGAAGAGGAAGTACGTGCACCTCTCCCCATCGGTTGAGGATGCTTTTATCGTAGCTAGGAGGCATGGTGAAGATGTCGTCGTGCTCGAAGTTGATGCTAGAGCCATGATAAACGATGGATTCGAGATAAGGAAAGCTGGAAAGGTGTATCTCGTGAGAGAAGTGCCTCCAAATTATATAATCGGCCTGAAGGTTGAGGAGAGGGCTCGGGAAGCTGAGTCGGAGCATATTCAATACTCTAACTCATGGGAGGACTGTAGCCAGAGAGCAGTTTGGTTCCCGAGAGCTAGGAGTACATGA
- a CDS encoding DUF2283 domain-containing protein: protein MKVRFDPEADILYILIKEGPLKDTVEIAEDLFIEIAEDGSIAGLEVWRARENVLKSLLEHIKVMIQEA, encoded by the coding sequence ATGAAGGTGCGATTCGATCCGGAGGCGGACATACTCTACATACTCATCAAGGAAGGTCCCCTGAAGGATACTGTAGAGATAGCGGAGGATCTCTTCATCGAGATAGCGGAGGACGGCTCCATAGCTGGTCTGGAGGTCTGGAGAGCGAGAGAAAATGTACTGAAGAGCTTGCTAGAGCACATAAAAGTCATGATTCAGGAGGCTTGA
- a CDS encoding DUF4258 domain-containing protein, producing the protein MKCSDNSFELTEHAKNRLKERVIDEKEVEETLNNPVMTYFDILTGYSVCIGPRKKAGHWLIVVYEKRDELKRVISVLDTSNIEKIVSAIGR; encoded by the coding sequence ATGAAATGCTCGGACAATAGCTTCGAATTGACTGAACATGCCAAAAATAGGCTTAAAGAAAGAGTTATAGATGAAAAAGAAGTAGAGGAAACGCTCAACAATCCAGTGATGACGTATTTTGATATACTCACCGGATATAGTGTGTGCATAGGTCCGAGAAAGAAAGCTGGACACTGGCTCATCGTAGTATATGAGAAACGCGATGAGCTGAAAAGAGTTATAAGTGTTCTGGATACCAGCAATATTGAGAAGATAGTGTCCGCAATAGGGAGGTGA
- a CDS encoding LysE family translocator, whose amino-acid sequence MDLLSFIAEVEAITVSGALSPGPLTVSAAGLGIRSGKRAGLLISLGHMAFELPLVLLISAGLSIAQSFKQLLSIIGGAFLLYFALTQIRSLGKVRIDASERNGNAFVAGILLTALNPYFIIWWLTVGAKLVMDSMQFPLGVMLMYALHVWMDFAWLTFVAYAFYKGSRLNESLLKAIMGILSLILIFFGLEFIYNAFR is encoded by the coding sequence ATGGATTTGCTCTCATTCATAGCGGAGGTGGAAGCGATAACGGTGTCCGGAGCCCTCTCCCCTGGGCCCCTAACGGTGTCAGCAGCTGGCCTAGGGATCAGGAGCGGGAAGAGAGCTGGGCTCCTGATATCCTTAGGTCACATGGCCTTCGAGCTCCCCCTAGTCCTCCTCATATCAGCTGGCCTCTCCATAGCTCAGAGCTTCAAACAGCTCCTCTCCATCATAGGGGGAGCTTTCCTCCTCTACTTCGCCCTCACTCAGATCAGATCTTTGGGGAAGGTCAGAATAGATGCCTCCGAGAGAAATGGGAATGCTTTCGTCGCGGGCATCTTACTAACTGCGCTCAACCCATACTTCATAATCTGGTGGCTCACCGTAGGGGCTAAGCTAGTCATGGACTCCATGCAGTTCCCACTGGGGGTGATGCTCATGTACGCCCTTCACGTCTGGATGGATTTCGCATGGCTCACTTTCGTAGCTTACGCTTTTTACAAGGGTAGCAGGTTGAACGAGTCCCTCCTCAAAGCGATAATGGGTATCCTGAGCCTCATCCTGATCTTCTTCGGGCTGGAGTTCATATATAATGCATTCAGGTAA
- a CDS encoding LEA type 2 family protein has product MRNSLILIPIMLLIVASALYLNDMISSAKRISVNVERMEIAGASFEKVTINVTLCMENPSSYYYSAEEMRYGIYVEDAKVGNGSLNKIAIPPKSRVCESGLMDLYYSGLGKALANLLSEGKVDLNVNGTMKVNVIFIPVEVKFSERKTIKL; this is encoded by the coding sequence ATGAGGAATTCTCTCATCCTAATCCCCATAATGCTGCTCATCGTAGCCTCAGCTCTCTATCTGAACGATATGATCTCATCGGCTAAGAGGATAAGCGTGAACGTTGAGAGGATGGAGATAGCAGGAGCCAGCTTCGAAAAAGTCACAATAAATGTTACTCTTTGCATGGAGAACCCCTCCAGCTACTATTACTCGGCCGAGGAAATGAGGTATGGGATATACGTTGAGGATGCGAAAGTAGGGAACGGGAGCTTGAATAAGATAGCAATTCCTCCCAAATCGAGGGTATGCGAGAGCGGTCTCATGGATCTCTACTACTCTGGCCTCGGGAAAGCGCTTGCAAATCTCCTCTCCGAGGGGAAGGTCGATTTGAACGTCAACGGGACTATGAAAGTCAATGTCATCTTCATACCAGTCGAAGTGAAGTTCTCGGAGAGGAAGACGATAAAGCTCTAG
- a CDS encoding aspartyl protease family protein has translation MGHIWVKVRIGRPDGTKYVDTDALVDTGATLTVIPRSLASELDLQVTGKTYVETAAGRIEQDRSRAFIEIEGRSEIVPVLVSDIVDKVLIGVTTLEVLGLRVDPVTGKLVEWTILMF, from the coding sequence ATGGGCCATATATGGGTTAAGGTGAGGATAGGCAGACCCGATGGAACTAAGTACGTGGATACTGATGCTCTAGTCGACACTGGAGCAACTCTCACCGTAATCCCGAGGAGCTTGGCATCGGAATTAGATCTGCAAGTGACTGGTAAGACTTACGTCGAGACCGCTGCTGGGAGGATAGAGCAAGATAGGTCGAGAGCGTTCATAGAGATAGAGGGTAGAAGCGAGATCGTGCCCGTCCTAGTATCTGATATCGTAGATAAGGTGTTGATAGGAGTAACGACGCTAGAGGTACTGGGGCTCAGGGTGGATCCCGTGACGGGGAAGCTCGTGGAGTGGACTATACTCATGTTCTGA
- a CDS encoding PIN domain-containing protein has translation MEKVKLYDTSAVIELVLHRGYKTLIGAISIITAVEWPPSLLYVPEVLYPTKEDYKTAINWQMKLREIGNPLPAADLVIAATALNNDMTLVTLDSHFQIIGEIEPKLRLEILQS, from the coding sequence GTGGAAAAGGTTAAGCTCTATGACACAAGCGCAGTAATTGAGTTAGTGCTCCACAGAGGATATAAAACTTTGATAGGGGCTATCTCAATCATAACCGCCGTCGAGTGGCCTCCATCCTTGCTCTACGTTCCCGAAGTACTGTATCCCACTAAAGAGGACTATAAGACAGCTATCAATTGGCAGATGAAGTTGCGTGAGATAGGGAACCCTCTACCAGCTGCTGATCTCGTTATAGCTGCTACTGCGCTCAATAATGACATGACACTCGTGACCCTCGACAGTCACTTTCAGATCATCGGAGAGATAGAGCCTAAGCTGAGATTAGAGATTCTTCAGTCCTGA
- a CDS encoding DUF433 domain-containing protein has product MWRDRIVVDPNIMAGKPVIRGTRIPVDVILRRLAEGASIKDILEDYPNLKEEDIRAALIYAAELLMHP; this is encoded by the coding sequence ATGTGGAGGGATCGAATAGTAGTAGATCCCAATATAATGGCTGGGAAGCCCGTGATAAGAGGAACTAGAATTCCTGTTGATGTCATACTAAGGAGGCTTGCGGAAGGAGCGAGTATAAAGGACATACTTGAAGATTACCCAAACTTAAAGGAGGAGGACATAAGAGCGGCTTTGATCTATGCTGCTGAACTGTTGATGCATCCTTAA
- a CDS encoding type II toxin-antitoxin system HicA family toxin, whose amino-acid sequence MVLVKVGFKPVRQRGSHIILKHDDGRVTVIPVHRGEEIGRGLLSKIIKDAGLTKEEFLRLLQEI is encoded by the coding sequence ATGGTTCTTGTGAAGGTGGGCTTTAAGCCAGTGAGGCAAAGGGGAAGCCATATAATACTAAAGCACGATGATGGAAGAGTAACTGTCATTCCAGTTCACAGAGGCGAGGAAATAGGGAGAGGTCTGCTCTCCAAAATAATTAAGGATGCGGGGTTAACAAAAGAGGAGTTTCTCAGGCTATTACAAGAAATATAA
- a CDS encoding 4Fe-4S ferredoxin, whose product MRLMDTSVRSSYLRGFRKILLYGSCLNEDLLRGFDDYAKLSCCLEEEHANMIGFKLAGILARGDYDEIAVLTVDGSLHCVQLHHLVEEVCRIVRNPPKRRHMVVVDGEIRDIPEDAVKISRYLSKVSKLYKCENP is encoded by the coding sequence ATGCGGCTCATGGATACGAGCGTCAGGTCCAGCTACCTAAGGGGCTTCAGGAAGATCCTCCTATACGGCTCCTGCCTCAATGAAGATCTATTACGGGGATTTGACGATTATGCGAAACTGAGTTGCTGTCTCGAGGAGGAACACGCTAATATGATAGGATTTAAGCTCGCTGGAATCCTAGCTAGAGGCGATTATGATGAGATAGCTGTGCTCACAGTTGACGGTTCCCTCCACTGCGTCCAACTCCATCATTTGGTTGAGGAAGTTTGCAGGATAGTCAGAAATCCGCCAAAGAGGAGGCATATGGTTGTAGTGGATGGGGAGATAAGGGACATACCTGAGGATGCCGTTAAGATCTCGAGGTACCTCTCGAAAGTCTCGAAGCTCTACAAGTGCGAGAACCCTTAG
- a CDS encoding class I SAM-dependent methyltransferase, protein MLPEGIPFPGTRFYSFLAKSRIMQAFYKDVALDVAEEVSGGRILDVGTGPGYLPLRISESLPGSEVIGIDVSEDMIRIARKNAEGKNVKFLVGDANKMPFEDDSFDLVVSTGSLHHWRNPVNVLNEIYRVLRPGRKALIYDLWGEAPKELLRGKLTELGYGFTAGLIAYGIVRMHSITSSELMKILRNEGNFFKECTIEEGWKSYPVVKVTLLKSLKTI, encoded by the coding sequence ATGCTGCCAGAGGGGATACCTTTCCCCGGGACCAGATTCTACTCATTCCTCGCTAAGAGCAGGATAATGCAGGCATTTTACAAGGATGTAGCGCTCGACGTAGCTGAGGAGGTGAGCGGAGGCAGGATACTGGACGTGGGCACAGGGCCGGGTTACTTGCCCCTCCGGATATCGGAGTCGCTTCCGGGGTCTGAGGTGATAGGCATTGACGTATCGGAGGATATGATAAGGATAGCTAGGAAGAACGCTGAGGGGAAGAATGTGAAGTTTCTAGTGGGAGATGCGAATAAAATGCCCTTCGAGGATGATTCATTCGATCTCGTGGTGAGCACAGGATCCCTCCATCACTGGAGGAACCCTGTCAATGTGCTCAATGAAATATACAGGGTCCTGAGACCCGGGAGGAAAGCGCTTATATACGATCTCTGGGGGGAGGCCCCGAAGGAGCTTCTGAGGGGGAAGCTCACTGAGTTAGGTTATGGCTTTACGGCAGGCCTGATAGCTTATGGTATCGTGAGAATGCACTCCATAACCTCATCGGAATTGATGAAGATATTGAGGAATGAGGGAAACTTTTTCAAGGAGTGTACGATTGAAGAGGGCTGGAAATCCTATCCAGTCGTTAAAGTTACCCTCCTCAAGTCCCTTAAAACCATCTGA
- a CDS encoding PadR family transcriptional regulator, protein MFHGPPVKGLFRLLVLDAIREEPLHGYEIMRRIGDTLGHPPSPGVVYPTLRSLESEGLVRSGREGRRTVYSITEEGVKYLKENEDRIRCFMERADRIKILKKMVPHDIFPLLEELASKYGRMTEEQRDEVRRAFWRLIQDLSRILGDVR, encoded by the coding sequence ATGTTCCACGGGCCTCCTGTGAAGGGCCTCTTCAGGCTCCTAGTGCTGGACGCGATAAGGGAGGAGCCCCTCCACGGGTATGAGATCATGAGGAGGATAGGGGATACGCTAGGTCATCCGCCTAGCCCGGGGGTAGTTTATCCTACCCTCCGTTCCCTGGAGAGCGAGGGTTTAGTGAGATCCGGCAGGGAGGGGAGGAGGACCGTCTACAGCATAACGGAGGAGGGGGTAAAATACTTAAAGGAAAATGAGGACAGGATAAGATGCTTCATGGAAAGGGCCGATAGAATTAAGATATTGAAAAAGATGGTGCCCCACGATATTTTCCCCCTCCTCGAGGAGCTGGCCTCCAAGTACGGGAGGATGACGGAGGAGCAGAGGGATGAGGTGAGAAGGGCCTTCTGGAGGCTGATCCAGGATCTGAGCAGGATATTGGGTGATGTTAGATGA
- a CDS encoding ATP-binding cassette domain-containing protein, translating into MRAISVRDLVKKFGDLRAVDGISFDVRKGEIFGFLGPNGAGKTTTINILVTLMRPTSGEAYVAGYNVVEEPVKVRERIGIVFQDPSVDRNLTGWENLYIHGLIYGLRGEELKRRIEESLEFAELTKFKDVEVKNYSGGMIRRLEIARGLMHEPEILFLDEPTIGLDPQTRAKIWEYVERLRNEAGVTVFLTTHYIEEAERLCDRVAIIDHGRIVAIGSPDELKQGIGGDVIYVRARDKGSLMRLVEELQEDGMVLRYRELDGVLALSVNNASRVIPSVFEVANRMGIRIEEIKYTQPSLSDVFLHYTGREIRDEEADWRESVRMRHRVR; encoded by the coding sequence ATGAGAGCTATCTCAGTCAGGGATCTAGTTAAGAAGTTCGGTGACCTGAGGGCTGTGGATGGGATAAGCTTCGATGTTAGGAAAGGGGAAATCTTCGGATTTCTCGGACCGAATGGAGCTGGGAAAACGACCACTATAAACATACTGGTGACTTTGATGAGGCCTACTAGCGGGGAAGCTTACGTGGCTGGCTATAATGTTGTCGAAGAGCCGGTGAAGGTCAGGGAGAGGATAGGGATAGTTTTCCAAGATCCATCTGTCGACAGGAACCTCACGGGTTGGGAGAACCTCTACATACACGGCCTGATATACGGGCTGAGGGGTGAGGAGCTGAAGAGGAGGATAGAGGAGAGCCTGGAGTTCGCTGAGCTGACGAAGTTCAAGGACGTAGAGGTGAAGAACTACAGCGGGGGCATGATAAGGAGGCTTGAGATAGCCAGGGGCTTGATGCATGAGCCCGAAATACTCTTCCTGGATGAGCCGACGATAGGATTGGATCCGCAGACTAGAGCGAAGATATGGGAGTACGTGGAGAGGCTGAGGAATGAAGCCGGGGTCACCGTTTTCCTGACGACTCACTACATAGAGGAAGCTGAGAGGCTCTGCGATAGAGTAGCTATAATAGATCACGGAAGGATAGTGGCTATTGGGAGCCCCGATGAGCTGAAGCAGGGGATAGGAGGAGATGTAATTTACGTGAGAGCTCGGGACAAGGGCAGCTTGATGAGACTCGTCGAGGAGCTTCAGGAAGATGGCATGGTTTTGAGGTACAGGGAGCTAGATGGGGTGCTCGCTCTTAGCGTCAATAATGCATCTAGGGTCATACCCAGCGTCTTCGAAGTAGCTAATAGGATGGGGATAAGGATAGAGGAGATAAAGTACACTCAGCCCTCTCTGAGCGATGTCTTCCTCCATTACACCGGGAGGGAGATAAGGGATGAGGAAGCGGATTGGAGGGAGAGCGTGAGGATGAGGCACAGGGTGAGGTGA
- a CDS encoding ABC transporter permease, whose translation MNERNIVYAMLYRQLKRYFRARSRVLGTIINPLMFFLFLGMGFSASMRGMSAAIGVDYLAFLAPGIAVMTAFSSSFIGGISVIFDKEFGFLKEVLVAPASRTYAIIGRALGDSITSALQSLLIIALMYVIVPSLRIEGLPFAIAICFITSLMFNSLGIAIASKMRSPEGFQLIVNVLIFPLIFLSGAFYPINNLPDVVKPIFYINPLTYSVDLTRYFMTGISSLPIYLSLSALLLLTSIFTLLSARVFNRSTLD comes from the coding sequence ATGAACGAGAGGAATATAGTCTACGCTATGCTGTACAGACAGCTGAAGAGATATTTCAGGGCTAGATCCAGGGTCTTAGGGACCATAATAAATCCCCTCATGTTCTTCCTCTTCCTGGGGATGGGATTCAGCGCCTCCATGAGGGGGATGTCCGCGGCGATAGGGGTGGATTACCTCGCCTTCTTAGCTCCCGGGATAGCTGTAATGACTGCTTTCTCCTCCAGCTTCATAGGGGGCATCTCGGTGATATTTGACAAGGAGTTCGGTTTCCTCAAGGAAGTGCTAGTTGCACCAGCTTCCAGGACTTACGCTATAATCGGGAGGGCCTTGGGGGATTCCATAACATCCGCCCTTCAGTCTCTACTGATAATAGCTTTGATGTACGTCATAGTACCATCCCTCAGGATAGAGGGCCTCCCATTCGCTATCGCGATATGCTTCATAACTTCGCTGATGTTCAACAGCTTGGGAATAGCTATAGCCTCGAAGATGAGGAGCCCTGAGGGATTCCAGCTCATAGTGAATGTCCTGATATTCCCGCTGATATTCCTGAGCGGTGCATTCTACCCGATAAACAACCTACCTGATGTGGTGAAGCCCATATTCTACATAAACCCGCTGACTTACTCAGTCGATTTAACCAGATATTTCATGACGGGGATCTCCTCGCTCCCCATATATCTGAGCCTCTCAGCTCTCCTGCTGCTCACATCGATATTCACGCTCCTATCGGCTAGGGTGTTCAATAGGAGCACTCTAGACTGA
- a CDS encoding antitoxin VapB family protein encodes MTYTTIPVKREVKERLEKFKGEREWSDFLNDLIDEVIRVKREESFRKLRELTLKHLDEIEESHRKFRREFSLDSR; translated from the coding sequence ATGACATATACCACAATACCCGTGAAGAGAGAGGTAAAGGAGAGGCTTGAGAAGTTTAAGGGTGAGAGGGAGTGGAGCGACTTTCTAAACGATCTTATCGATGAAGTCATTAGGGTGAAGAGGGAGGAATCCTTCAGAAAATTGAGAGAGCTCACTCTGAAGCATCTGGATGAGATAGAAGAATCTCATAGGAAATTCAGGAGGGAGTTCTCCCTTGATTCTCGTTGA
- a CDS encoding type II toxin-antitoxin system VapC family toxin, whose product MILVDTDALIDSLREGRRLGDAISVLTALEYLRGIPEEEREEAKKLLEESFDIIGLDNSVILKYCELYEKLRSKGEIVSDVDLIIGATAIAKKMKLLTRNYKHFERLEKYGLVLEK is encoded by the coding sequence TTGATTCTCGTTGACACAGATGCTCTAATAGATTCCCTGAGAGAGGGAAGAAGACTGGGCGATGCCATATCAGTGCTTACAGCTTTGGAGTACCTCAGAGGGATTCCCGAGGAGGAGAGAGAAGAGGCGAAGAAGCTTTTGGAGGAATCCTTTGATATAATAGGATTAGATAATAGCGTAATATTGAAGTACTGTGAGCTCTATGAGAAGTTGAGGTCAAAAGGGGAGATCGTGAGCGATGTGGATCTCATAATAGGTGCTACAGCTATAGCCAAGAAGATGAAGCTACTCACTAGAAACTATAAGCACTTTGAAAGGCTCGAGAAATATGGCTTGGTCCTAGAGAAATAG
- a CDS encoding NAD(P)/FAD-dependent oxidoreductase: MKGMLYILISFIPWILYWTLCGIGSYLGIIIPLAISSILLIPQIFKRSFNIMDLVSFLYFSLASLATFAFGLSIFLDESGFLGYLTLFLMAALSITLRRPYTLQVSMRDYPEVYWKDESFIMINNIITASWAFIFALNSLIFLLLSFPLTLILSNSLIALGIFLSSILPVKLPAMRAVSEFRKYDWEVRAGGGDYDVIIVGSGIGGLTCGALLSKRGYRVLVLEQHYQVGGYCSSFRRRGFVFNSGVEDVSGLWEKGPITYLLRELGLKKDDLFVKNSRMFIFRGKAIRADSLEEFIAALSEMFPGERENIERFFYEAERAYEECYREADVYGVPLPAELIVKVFGERKLLDYPREHPHFYDWMGKSFKEKLDEYFRDEGLKELLSALIGYVGTSPDRAPASSALTACVSYYIHGGFFPKGGAGAFAEALAEFIREHGGQVLVNKRVDKIVVRDGRAIGVIAGGNSIRAPIIVSNANAKTTFLELVGEEHLRREFVDYIRGLKMSPSCFMVFLGVDMDLSSYPTLIKNLDGSCDIVINSNADRSLAPPGKASVTIIAPANYRDFPERGTDEYLRMKKEIAETLISEADRIIPGIREKIVVQDEATPKTFERYTSMPEGAIYAFDQSIGVKRPYFKTPIRGLYLVGASTFPGGGVEAAVISGIICANDICGWPRH, from the coding sequence ATGAAAGGCATGCTCTACATCTTAATTTCCTTCATACCATGGATCCTCTACTGGACACTCTGCGGGATCGGGAGCTACTTAGGGATCATAATTCCACTAGCGATATCCTCGATCCTCCTGATACCTCAGATCTTTAAGCGCAGTTTCAACATAATGGATCTCGTTTCCTTCTTATACTTCTCCCTAGCTTCTCTCGCCACTTTCGCGTTCGGCCTCAGCATCTTCTTGGATGAGAGCGGTTTCCTGGGCTACTTGACCCTCTTCCTAATGGCAGCATTATCCATAACCCTCAGGAGGCCTTACACATTGCAAGTCTCTATGAGGGATTATCCCGAGGTTTACTGGAAAGATGAATCCTTCATAATGATAAATAACATTATAACGGCTTCCTGGGCCTTCATCTTCGCATTGAACTCCCTCATATTCTTGCTCCTGAGCTTCCCCCTCACTCTTATACTCTCCAACTCCCTGATAGCTTTAGGCATATTCCTCTCATCCATCCTCCCCGTGAAGCTCCCAGCCATGAGAGCTGTGTCCGAGTTCAGGAAGTACGATTGGGAAGTGAGAGCTGGGGGCGGGGATTACGATGTGATAATAGTCGGCTCGGGCATAGGAGGCCTCACATGCGGGGCCCTCCTCTCCAAGAGGGGCTACAGAGTATTGGTTTTGGAGCAGCACTATCAAGTGGGTGGCTACTGCTCCTCCTTCAGGAGGAGGGGCTTCGTTTTCAATTCAGGAGTAGAGGATGTGAGCGGTCTATGGGAGAAAGGACCTATAACGTATCTTCTCAGAGAATTAGGTCTCAAAAAGGATGATTTGTTCGTGAAGAACTCCAGGATGTTCATATTCAGGGGGAAGGCCATAAGGGCTGATAGCTTGGAGGAGTTCATCGCTGCCCTATCTGAGATGTTCCCAGGTGAGAGGGAGAACATAGAGAGGTTCTTCTACGAAGCTGAGAGGGCTTATGAGGAGTGCTACAGGGAAGCTGATGTATACGGGGTCCCCCTACCGGCTGAGTTGATAGTGAAAGTCTTTGGGGAGAGGAAGCTCCTCGATTACCCCAGGGAGCATCCTCACTTCTACGATTGGATGGGGAAGAGCTTCAAGGAGAAGCTCGATGAGTACTTCAGGGATGAGGGGCTGAAGGAACTCTTAAGCGCCCTCATAGGTTACGTTGGGACATCCCCGGATAGAGCTCCAGCTAGTAGCGCTTTAACAGCCTGCGTCTCCTACTACATCCACGGTGGCTTCTTCCCTAAGGGAGGAGCGGGTGCTTTCGCCGAGGCCTTGGCTGAATTCATAAGGGAGCATGGAGGCCAAGTACTGGTCAATAAGAGAGTCGATAAGATAGTGGTGAGGGATGGTAGAGCTATTGGAGTGATTGCAGGCGGTAATTCGATCAGAGCCCCGATAATAGTTTCGAACGCGAACGCCAAGACCACCTTCCTCGAGTTGGTCGGGGAGGAGCACTTGAGGAGGGAGTTCGTTGATTACATAAGGGGACTCAAGATGTCCCCATCGTGCTTCATGGTCTTCCTGGGCGTCGATATGGATCTATCCAGCTACCCGACGCTGATAAAGAACTTGGACGGGAGTTGCGATATCGTCATAAACTCTAACGCTGACAGGAGCTTAGCTCCACCCGGTAAGGCCAGCGTCACAATAATAGCTCCAGCCAACTATAGGGATTTCCCCGAGAGGGGGACCGATGAGTACCTGAGGATGAAGAAGGAGATTGCCGAAACTCTGATAAGTGAAGCAGATAGGATAATCCCCGGTATAAGGGAAAAGATAGTTGTGCAAGATGAAGCCACTCCCAAGACATTCGAGAGGTACACCTCGATGCCTGAGGGCGCTATATATGCCTTCGATCAATCCATAGGCGTCAAGAGGCCCTACTTCAAGACGCCGATAAGGGGCCTCTATTTAGTGGGGGCATCGACTTTCCCAGGAGGGGGAGTGGAGGCTGCGGTAATCTCAGGCATAATATGCGCCAACGATATATGCGGCTGGCCGAGGCATTGA